The DNA window tttttttaatgtattgcaCTGTAAGATCCATTCTGTGAGGCTTCTTGTCCATTTCTCTACTGGTTCTCTTAGCATGTAATGTGTTTAACaccattttaattatctaaGAAATATGATTAGAACGGATTATCCAAAATGGTACGACCTTTCAGTATCCCTATGCAAGCCATAAAAGGGAACCTAATATAATTTCCAGTCTGTTATTTTGGTAAACAGAATGTAAGATTAATTTGTACAACTAATAAGTGCACATCTaaatatgtttgtaattataaatttcagtaAACGTGCAGTGGAAGATGTCCGTTGTACAGGCAAAATCTGCATACTAGACATTGAGATAGAAGGTGTGAAACAGATCAAACGCACAGACTTAGATCCACTGCTTGTGTTTGTGATGCCACCTTCTATTGGGGAGCTAGAGAGGCGTTTGCGCGGACGAAACACTGAAGATGAAGATGCATTAAAGAAAAGACTTGACACCGCAAGTCGAGAAATTTTATATGGTATGTTGTTTTCATTTTGAATGCCAATATCTCATTAAAAAGCGAGGAATTCGCAAGACAGTAGTCCAGGACTCAATATGTTGTATAATAATGTTCTTCGGAGAGATATCAAAATATAGGTTGTCCAATATTTAACTACTAGCCATATTTTTAggattgtcatcatcatatttatgtatttaaaaataagtattgaaGTAAACATTGtctattatctatttttttcaGGTCAGGAACCTGATAACTTTCACATTGTCATAGTGAATGACAAGTTAAGTAAAGCTTACTCTGAACTACGGGATTTCATTTCTCAGAATATGGTGGAGAAGAAATCAGGTTTGTTGATGGACATAAACTaggttttaaagatatttttgtttgtgttatttAACATGCTATTTGTCATTaagtttgtgtttaatttggttTGGCATTTTGGGAGAAAATtaacatacaaattaataatcTCTATAACTTATTATAGTTCTTTAACTAGTTACTATTGaatcaataaaaactaaattatgaaATACCTTGTATTTGGCACGAGTATAAAACTGAATCTTGggaacataaattattttgaacaacttatttttaaaatcgtaatatgtattatagtcgtaaaaatataataggcccgttttgacatttgtgcaagaccatagaatgtaacttggaatgaaactgaaagaaacaataaaataaaaatcaattacatacagtgttttaaaaaatacgtaaatttttttgcgacgttaaataatatgaaagaatatatcgcgagtattctttttgcgcttaatttatcgtagcatgcaatttataattgttgcgaaacgttccgaaaacagttacgttcttagtcttttttttttttatactagagctgtaaccatttttttactgaatatcgaaattaaatattgtgtagtaatctttactgcaaagaatgagcttggttctcaaaatgggttctaaataatgagtctgggttgatgtatctgaccaaacggcacatgactgaagcgtccccgcgcgcactgcgcagtttttcgttcctcatcttgtaaagttgactgtgcgctcgtttaagtttgatatatattgtttactatta is part of the Pararge aegeria chromosome 2, ilParAegt1.1, whole genome shotgun sequence genome and encodes:
- the LOC120635147 gene encoding guanylate kinase isoform X2 encodes the protein MVQKGPRPLVLCGPSGSGKSTLLKRLLKEFPDKFGFSVSHTTRGPRPGEKDGVHYHFTTKDDMVAAIEKGEFIETATFSGNMYGTSKRAVEDVRCTGKICILDIEIEGVKQIKRTDLDPLLVFVMPPSIGELERRLRGRNTEDEDALKKRLDTASREILYGQEPDNFHIVIVNDKLSKAYSELRDFISQNMVEKKSGLLMDIN
- the LOC120635147 gene encoding guanylate kinase isoform X3; protein product: MVQKGPRPLVLCGPSGSGKSTLLKRLLKEFPDKFGFSVSHTTRGPRPGEKDGVHYHFTTKDDMVAAIEKGEFIETATFSGNMYGTSKRAVEDVRCTGKICILDIEIEGVKQIKRTDLDPLLVFVMPPSIGELERRLRGRNTEDEDALKKRLDTASREILYGQEPDNFHIVIVNDKLSKAYSELRDFISQNMVEKKSALRGL
- the LOC120635147 gene encoding guanylate kinase isoform X1 gives rise to the protein MVQKGPRPLVLCGPSGSGKSTLLKRLLKEFPDKFGFSVSHTTRGPRPGEKDGVHYHFTTKDDMVAAIEKGEFIETATFSGNMYGTSKRAVEDVRCTGKICILDIEIEGVKQIKRTDLDPLLVFVMPPSIGELERRLRGRNTEDEDALKKRLDTASREILYGQEPDNFHIVIVNDKLSKAYSELRDFISQNMVEKKSEPDATQE